The sequence below is a genomic window from Actinokineospora baliensis.
CCAGGACCCCGATCGCCGCTCGCCAGCCCCACCGGTCCGACCGCATGTCAGGTCCTCGCCGGGGCCAGCGCGGGCAACCGGTTCTCGGCGAAGGCCAAGGCGGCCAGCACCACCAGCGTGCCGACGATCATGTTCCAGGTGATGTGCTCGCCGAGGGTGATCAGGCTGACCAGCACCGCGGTGATCGGCACCAGGTAGTTCACCGCGGAGGCGTTGGCCGCGCCCATGTCGCCGATGAGCCGGAAGTAGATCAGGTACGCCAGGCCGGTGCCGACGACGCCGAGCAGCAGGATGCTGATGATCACCCCGGCGCTGAAGTGCGGCGTCTTCCACGGGAAGAACGGCGTCACGATCGCCTGCAGCACGGTCGCGGTGATCACCTGGGTGGTGGCCGACACCAGCGGCGGCACACCCTTGGACGCCAACATCTTCTTCACGTACACCGTCTGCAGCGCGTAGCACAGCGCCGCGCCCAGCACCGCGAGCTGACCGGCCAGCGAACCCGCCGAGGTCGACCACGGACCGATCACGATGACCACACCCACGAACCCGAGCACGAAACCGACGCCCTTGCGCCAGGTCGCGCGTTCGGCGGGCAGCGCGGCGGTCACCGCGGCCAGGGTGAGCAGCGGTGTCGCGGCGATCAGCACACCGGCCATCGCCGCGCTGGTGCGCTGCTCACCCCAGGCCAACAGCAGGAACGGGGCGACCATGCCGAGTATCGCGGTGACCACGGTGTGCCCCCACACCGCCGCGTTCCTGGGCAATCGGCCCTTGGTGGCGGTCAGCACCGCGAACAGCACGATCGCGCCGAGCAGCACCCGGCCCAGCACCAGCTGCGCCGGGGTCAGGCCGTCGACGGCGATCTTGATGAACGTGTAGCTGGCGCCCCAGATGAAGGCCAACAGGATGAACAGGGCGACGTTCACTCGACTCATGGGTTACGCGGTTTCCCTACGGGATCAGACGAGAACGGGGGAGGGGATGCTGTCCAGGCCCGCGCGCAGCGCTTCGTCGCTGAGCGCGTCGTCCGACAGCGTCCCCGCCAGGTACTTCTGGTAGGCGACGAGGTCGAAGTCACCGTGGCCGGACAGGCCGAGCAGGATGGTCTTGCCGACCCCCTCCTCCCGGCAGCGCAGCGCCTCGTTGACCGCGCCGCGGATGGCGTGCGTGGACTCCGGGGCGGGCACGATGCCCTCGGCCCGCGCGAACAGCACGCCCGCCTCGAAGCAGTCATTCTGGCGGACGGCGATCGCCTCCATAAGACCCGTCTCGACCGCCCGGCTCACCACCTGCGCGATGTTGTGCGCGCGCAGCCCACCGGCGTGCACGGCGGGCGGGATGAACTTGTGCCCGAGGGTGTGCATCCGGAACAGCGGGGTCAGCCCGGCCGAGTCGGCGTGGTCGTAGGCGATCCGACCCCGGGTCAGCGTCGGACAGGCCGCGGGCTCGACCGCGATCAACCGGACATCCCGCCCACTGGCGAGCTTGTTGCGCAGGAACGGGAACGCCAGCCCGGCCAGGTTGCTGCCGCCGCCCGCGGCGCCGACCACGATGTCCGGGTAGTCGTCGGCCAGGGCGAACTGCTTGACCGCCTCCTGCCCGATGACGCTCTGGTGCGCGCAGACGTGGTTGAGGCCGCTGCCGCGGGTGTAGCCGTACTCGGGGTTGGCCATCGCGAACTGCAACGCCTCGGACTTGGCCACCCCCAGGCTGCCCGGGTGCTCGGGGTGCTCGGCGAGCACCGCCCGGCCGGACTCGGTCTCCGTGCTGGGCGAGGCGGTGCAGACCGAACCGTAGGTCTCCATCAGCGTGCGGCGGTAGGGCTTCTGCTCGAAGCTGACCCGCACCATGAACACCTTGGTCTTCATGTCGAACAGCGCACCCGCCAACGCGACCGCGCTGCCCCACTGGCCCGCGCCGGTCTCGCCGACCAGACCGGTCTTGCCCGCCAGCTTGTTGTAGTACGCCTGCGCGAGCGCGGTGTTCGGCTTGAAACTCCCCGTCGGCGCGACGCCCTCGAACTTGTAGTAGATCCGGGCGGGGGTGTCGAGGGCCTTCTCCAGGCGCCGCGCGCGGAACAGCGGCGTCGACCGCCACTGCGCGTAGAGCTGGCGGACCGGTTCCGGGATCTCGAACTCCGGCTCCATGCTGAGTTCCTGCTCGACCAGCGCGGGCGGCATCGAGCGGGCGAGGGCGTCGAGGCCGACCGGTTCCCGGGTCGCCGGGTCCAGGATCGGGGCGATCCCGCCGACGTCCACAGCCGGGTTGTACCAGGTGTGCGGGATGTCGGACTCGGTCAGCTCGTACTTGATGTTGTCCATGCTCAGGCGCTCCTAGCTGGCCTCGCCGGTGAGGGACCCCTCGGCCAGCTCGTCGTCGGATCGGAACAGCTTCGGGTGCGCGGCGCGGATGCCGGACACCACGGTCTCGTACGGGAAGTCGTCGAACTCGCCGCGCATCCGCAGGAACTCCATGTGCCTGCGGCCGTTCTCGTCGTAGGGGTGGTACAGGCTGTCGGCCGTGCCGTCGAACTCGAGCGGCGCGATCTTGTAGAGCTTGCACAGCAGCTTGTTGAACACCGGGGTCGCCTTGACCCAGCGGCCGTCGAGGTGCACGGAGGTGAGGCTGTGGAAGCAGAACACGTCGCCACCGACCAGCTCGCGCAGCCGGGGGGAGGACAGGTGGTTGCGCACGTCCCCGTAGACGATCCGGCTCGGCACGCCGACCGCGCGCACCGCCGCAGCGTACACAATGGACTTGTGCACGCAGAATCCCCGCTTGTGCTTGATGATCGCGCTGGCGGTGAACTCGGCCCGGGTCATCCGGCTGCCGTAAACCTCGTAGTTGATGCCGTCGCGCACCGCGTAGTAGAGCTTGACGGCCTTCTCGGTGTCGCTGAGGCCGTCCGGCTCAGGCAGCGCCTTGGCTATGAACTCCTGGACGGTGTCCGATCGGTAGTCGAGGAACTCGGTCTCAGCCGTCAACTCTGCCAGGTTCTCAGTGCTCATCCCAGTCCCATCATCGCGGCGATCCGCTGTCGCTGGATCTCCGTGGTGCCCGAGTAGATCGTCCCGGCGACCGCGTTGCGCACGTCCTTCTCCACGCCGTACTCGGTCATGTACCCGTACCCGCCGAACACCTGGACCGCGGCCAGCGCCGAGGCCAGGTTCGCTTCGCTGACCACCAGCTTGGTGATCGCGATGTCCGTGGTGACGTTCTTGCGCGCCACCAGCTTCTCCGCCGTGTCGTAGAGCCATTTGCGCGAGGTCTCCACCCCGATCCGCATGTCAACCAGCTTGGTCGACACCGCCTGGAACGACCCGATCGGCTGGCCGAACTGCTTGCGGGAGCGGGCGTGGCGCACGCACTCGCGCAGCCGGTGCTCCATCTCGCCCAGGTTCACCACGAACGACAGCAGGATCTCCCACTTCATCACGTGGTCGAGCACCAGGAACCCCGCGCCCGGCCTGCCGACCGCGTTGGTCGCCGGAACCCGGACGCCGTCGAGGAACAGCTCGCTCAGCGGCGAGGTCCGCAGCCCCATCTTGCTCATCGGCGAGCCGACGTGCAGGCCGGGGGAGTCGCGCTCCACCAGGAACGTGGTGATCGCGTCCGGCGCGCCTGGCGTCCCGGTGCGCGCGTACACCATGAACGTGTCGGCGATGGGGCCGTTGCTGACGAAGGACTTCGAGCCGTTGAGCACGTAGTGATCACCGTCGAGCACCGCGGTGGTCCGCATCGCCATCATGTCCGAACCGGCGTCCGGCTCGCTGATGGCGTGCGCGCCGATCGCCGACCCCGCGCACACCCCCGGCAGGTACCGCTGCTTGAGCTCGGCGGAACCGAAGCGCTGCAACGGGATCCCGGTGCTCACCACGTGCGTGGTGACCGAGAACGGGAACCCGCCGTCGCGGCAGCTCTCGCCGAGGCCCTCCAGCACGTACATCGTGGTCAGCAGGTCCGCGCCGAGGCCGCCGTACTCGGTGCCGAAGGGCATGCCGAGCAGCCCGGATTCGCGCACCAGGGTCCAGCCGGTGCGGGAGAACTCGCCGGTCGGGTCGCGCTCGAGGTGGTCCTTGCCCACCGCGGCGCCCAAGTCGGCCGCCGCGGCGCGCAGGGTCCGCTGCTCGTCGGTCCAGTTGATCACGGGGAGCACTCGTAGTGGGAGAACCCGTCGGCGTCGAGGTTGTGCCGCTCGTCGCCGCGCAGCGCCGGGGTGAAGATGCTGACCAGTTCCAGGTCCTGGTCGGGTCCGGCGATCAGGAAGTGCGCGTCGTGCTCGTCGAGGGCGTAGAGCACCCCGGGTTCGAGCCGGTGGGTGATCCCGTCCGGGGTCTGGATCTCGCCGGACCCGGCGATGCAGTAGCACGCCTCCAGGTGCTGGCGGTACTGCAGCCGGGACTTGGTGCCCGCGCGCACGGTGGTGTGCGCGACGGAGAACCCCATGTTGTCCGGGCGCAACAGGAACCGGTAGCTCAGACCGTTACCCCAGTCGACGCACGCTACCTCTGAACGGCTGCGGACGATCATCAGGCTGGCCCTTTCACGAGTGCGGACTCAACGAAGGCGTCGATGGCGCGCACCGAGCGGAACTGCTCCGGCGCCAGGTCGAAGTCCTCCACGGGCAGGTCGAAGCGCTCGCCGAGCCAGCCGATCAGCCGCAGCAGGCCGAGGCTGTCGACGACCCCGTTGGCCAGCAGGTCGTAGTCGGCGTCGAGCTCGTCGGCCCGGATGTCGGGGGCGAACTCGGCCACGACGTGGCGGGTGATCTCATCGATGCGGGACATCGGGTGGTGACCCCTTCCGTGCTAGACCCGGTCGGCAAGCAGCTTCGTGCGGTCGACCTTGCCGGTCGACGTGCGCGGGAACTCCTCGGTGGCGAGCTCCAACGAGGACGGGACGGCGGTGCGCGGCAGCAACCGCGCGCAGTGCGAACGCAGGGAGAGGCTGTTGGGGCGGGTGCCGTCGACCGCGCGGACCAGCGCGTGCAACCGGTACCCCGCCTCGTCGTCGGGCAGGGCGAGCACGACGACCTCGGCGACCTCGGGGTGCGACTGCAGCGCCGCCTCCACCTGCCGCGGGTTGGTCCGAACGCCGCGCACCTTCACCTGGTGGTCGGCGCGGCCGTCGAGGTGGAACACCCCGTCGGCGTCTCGGCGCACCAGGTCCCCGGTGCGCAGCCAGGTGTGGCCGTCGAGCTCAACCCACCGGTCGGTGATCGCGGTGTCGAGGTAGCGACCGGCTTGGAACGGGGTGCGCACCAGCAGTTCCGCGCCGTCCACCCGGACCTCGACCCCGTCGATCGGGCGGCCGATCGGCACCGGGTCCTGGCTGGTCGGGTCGGAGTCGTGGATGAGGCTGTCGTTGGTCTCGGTGCAGCCGTACACGTTGCGGATCCGGGCTTTCGGGAACAGCTCGGGCAACCGGGCCAGCAGCTCAGGCGGCATCGCGTCGCCGGTGTGCACCAGCTCGCGGACCGAGGGGAACGGGCCGTCGGCGACCTCGAGCAACCTGCGGTAGAACAGCGGCACCGCCTGCACGACCTCGACCGGCGCGTGGGTGAACGCGCGCAGCAGGTAGCGGGCGTCGAGCGCGCGTTCCTGGTCGGCCAGCACGACCTGACCGCCCCGGCGCAGGGTGGTCCAGATGTCGAGCAGGCACAGGTCGAAGTTCAGCGGGGCGTAGTTGAACACCGTGCTGCCGCCGGTGATGTCGAACGCCCCGGCCGCCCAGTCGGTGAACCGGTCGACGGCGTCGTGCGGCAGCGGGACGACCTTCGGCAGCCCGGTCGACCCGGAGGTGGTCAGCATCGGCCCGATGCCCCCGAGGTCGGGCACCTCGTCGGCGGGCTCGCCGGTGTCCACCGTGGTCAGGTCCGCGTGCACGACGTGCCCGCACCCGGCCTGCCGGTAGAGCGCGGCCCGCGCGTCGGTGCCCAGGTCCGACGGTGGCAGCAGGAACGGCCGCCGCTGCGCCCAGCAGGCCAGCACCAGCGCGACCGACTCCGGGGACTTGCGCACGTGCAGCCCCACCGGCCGCCCCGCGGTCAGCCCGTCGAGCACCCGCAGCGCGTCCTCGACCAGCGCGCGCAGCTCGCGATAGGACACATCGGCGCCATTGAACGACAACGATGTTCCTTTGGCGCCACTGTCGATGAGACCGGATAAATGGTCCCCCATAAAGGCCCCCGATTGATATGCATTCTGCCTTTCCGAGACGCTAGCGACGACCGGTCGGGCCACGCAAACCGCCGAACGGGTGACGGACTCGGGCGTCCGATCCCAGATTGAACTACCTCGGGCTAGCGGTGGTTGCTCCGAATGTGCCAGTCAGGCCACCCGGTTCGCGCAATGGGAATGAGGACCTGTGTCGTGTTCACTATTGAATTCCCGAACCGCTGTTAACGCGTTGGTTCGCTTTGCCGCTATACGAATGCGCAGATGTGGTGTAGGCGGTCCACCGGCTGGGCGGTCTTGGCATCCGGACTGTCCAGCGTGGACGTGCCAATCGGACGCCGCACGCCTGCCGGATCTGGCGGCTTTCGGCCCCCGCCGCGCCCGGAGTGGATCACAGGGCCACAGTGGACAGAGCAGTGCACACACCCGCGGCCGAGGTGACCGCCACTCGGCCGAACGCCACGCGCCGATCGGCTCGGCGAGCGGACCGACTACGGACAACGTATGATGCCCGCCCGGTCGGCATTCGCGCATCGGAAACGCGCCCTGGGCGTTTTCTAGCGGCCGATGTGGTGGGCGGCCTGCCTCAGGTCGATCTCCTCGATGAGGTCCCTGGCGACGTCCTCGGTGAGTTGCCGTTGCATGACGGCCTTGCCGATGGCCAGGCGCTGGGCCTCGAAGGAGGCGTCGGGGTCGGCGTTGGGGTCGTCCGCGCCTCGGGCGAGTTGCCTGCCGTGGGCGCGCATCCTGGCGTATTCGGCGCGCTCGGCGGTCAGGTCGAAATCGAGCTTGCGGGCCAGCCAGCCCACGGTCGTGCCCTGCAGCAGCAGCGTGCCCAGGGTGACGATCAGCGCGATCGCCTGGATCTCGTTGCGGCCGGGGAACGGCTCCCCGGACGAGGTGAACTCGGGGACGCCCGCCGCGGCGGCCAGGGTGAGGATGCCGCGCATGCCGGTCCAGCTGACCAAGGCGGTCTCCTTGGCCGTCGGCGGCGCCACCGGCTCGCCCCGGCGGCGGCGGTCGCGGCCGGGCAGGAAGCGGGGATCGCGGGAGGCCCGCCGCTGGATGCTGCGGTAGTGCGCGGTCCACCGGCCGAACAGGCCGAACACGGCGACGAACCGGAACACCACCGCCGCCACCAGCAGCACCCCGGCGGCGATGAGGGTCCGCACCACCGCGCTGTCGTCGGCCTCGTCGAGGTCGTGCAGGACGAACCGCAGCTGCAGACCGATGTAGGCGAACACGAAGGTCTCCAGTAGGAAGTCCATCACCTGCCAGACGCTCTCCTCCTGCAGCCGGGTCCGGTACCCGCCCGGGTACTGGTGCTTGGGGTCGAGGGCGAGGTTGACGCTCATCGAGAACGCGGCGGTCACCACGGCGAGGATCCCCGAGGCGTGCGCCTGCTCGGCGGTCAGGAACGCGGTGAACGGCAGCAGCATCACCAGCGCCGTCTCCAGCGTCGGGTTGCCCAGCCGCTTGCGGATCACCAGGCCGACCACCGCGAAGCCCGCGCCGATGGCCATGCCGATCCCGGCGGTGCGGAAGAACTCGCCGACGCCGCCCAGCCAGGTCGCGTGCGCGCCGTTGACCGCGGCCACCGCGATGGTGAACAGGGTCAGCGCGGTCGCGTCGTTGACCAGGCTCTCCCCGGTCAGGATCGAGGTGACCCGCTTCGGCATGCCGATCCGCTCGCCGTGCGACACCGTGGTGATCGTGTCCGGCGGCGCGAGCACGGAGCCGAGCACGAACGCCGCCGCCACCCCGATCGAGGGCAGCAGCAGCGAGGCCAGCCAGCCCAGCACGCCCGCGGTCAGCACCACGGTGATGACGCCGAGGTAGATGATCGCCCGCAGGTTCGCCCCGAACCCCGACATCGAGGCACCCCTGGTCGCCGAGTACAGCAGCGGCGGGATCACCAGTGCGAGGATCAGCTCGCTGTCGAGCTCCAGCCGGGGCACCCCCGGGATGAACGAAGCACCGGCGGCGAGCACGACGATCAGCCAGCCGGGCTCGACGCTCTTCTTGCGGGCGACCGCGGTGACCGCGATGCCGATTCCGATGATGAGCAGCAGCTGAACGCCATTCACGCGGCCACTCTAGGTGCGGCCACCCCCGGTCGCACCGGCGCCCGCCGGTGATCACCGCCGCAGCAGCCGGTCCCACGGCCGTTTCCCCGCGGCCATCAGCGACGCGGTGGTCCGGGCCGTGCGGCGCGCGGGCGCCACCCTGCGCACAGTCGCCGAGGAGGTCGAGCAGGCCATCGGTCGGTGCGCACGTGCAGCGGCTGCTCTCCCCGCGACCCCGAGCGGAGGAATGCGGGAGGACCTTTCCGCCGAGTTCCTGCCCCTGGAGCGGACGCGGTCGCGCCGGCGCCACCCTGCGCACCGCCGCCGAGGAGAACCGAGCGTGCCATCGGGTCGACGCGCACGTGCAGCGGCTGCTCTCCGCCGCCGGTGATCACCGCCGCCGCCGGTCCCCGGCGAGCGGGGTGCCGCTGACCAGCCCGCGCGGGACTAGCACGGCGCCGAGCGGGGAACCGCACGTTCCCGCACGCTGCTGGCGCGCGGCGCGACCGGCGAGCCACCACCTCGTGCCGATCGAGCACGTGCCGAAGGTCGTCGTCGCCGAGGGCCGGGCAGGCCCTCGGGTCGGGCGGCGCTTCGGCTCGCACATGCGGCGGCTGCACTCCGCCGACCCGACCTCGACCGTCGCGCACTTGCTCGACGGGCTCACCGCGCAGGCCGTGCTCCACCCCGAGGTTGTCCTCCCCCCGCCGTCACCCGAACAGGGTTCTCATTTCGCGCGCCCGGCGTTCTCGGGCAACGCTGGAGACCGACCACTGTGGACCCGGCTCGGCCGGGCGGATCGAGCGCGGTGACCGTGCCGAGGTAGGCGTCGCCGCGCGGGCGAAGGCGCGGGTGGCTGTCATGGCGGTGTTGCTCTACCGGCTCGGGTTGTCCTCTGTGCGGCGCCGCGTGCTCGTGGCGCTGGTGTGGCTGTTCGTGTTCGTGGCCTCCGGGGTGGGCGCGGTGACCCTGTCGGGGGAAACGGTGACGACCTTCCGGATCCCGGGGCAGGAGTCCACGACGGCGCTGGAGCTGATGGGGGAGCGCTTCGGCGCCGCGTCCGGCGGTGGGTCCGCGCAGGTGGTGATGGAGGCGCCCGCCGGGAGCACGCTGCTGGAGACCGAGGTCGCCGAGCGGGTCAGCGGGGTGGTCGCCCAGCTGAAGCGGCTACCGGGTGTCGTCGCCGTCAGCAATCCGGTGGACCCGGCAAACCCGGTCGTGTCGGCGGACAAGCGGATCGGCTACGCCACGGTGTCCTACGCGGAAGAGGCGCCCGCGGTGACCGAGGACCAGCGGACCGCGCTGCGGGAGGCGGTCGCGGCGGCCAGGGTGGACGGGCTGGTGGTCGAGGTCCGCGGTGACGTGTTGCAGGCATCCGGCCAGCCAGGCGGTCCCGCCGAGGCGATCGGTGTCATCGTCGCGCTGGTGGTGCTGGCGGTGACCTACGGCTCGCTGGTCAGCGCCGGGATGAACCTGTTGACCTCGGTCGTCGGGGTCGGCATCGGGGCGATGGGCATCATCACGCTGACCGGGTTCGTGGACCTGCAGTCGACCACCCCGGTGCTGGCGGTGATGCTGGGCCTGGCGGTCGGCATCGACTACGCGCTGTTCATCGTGACCCGGTTCCGACATGAGTTGTTGGCGGGCCGCTCGGTGGAGGAGTCGGCGGCGATGGCCGTCGGCACGGCGGGCTCCGCGGTGGTCACGGCCGGGCTGACGGTGGTGATCGCGCTGGCAGGGTTGTCGGTCGCGGGTATCCCGTTCCTCACCGAGATGGGCCTGGCCGCCGCGGGCACGATCGTCGTCGCCGTGCTGATCGCGGTGACGCTGGTGCCCGCGATCCTCGGGTTCATCGGTCGCAAGGCCCTGCCGCGCCGCTCCCGCGAAGAGGGCTCGCCGGTGCACGTCGATCACGGTTTCTACCGCCGCTGGGCCAGCGGTGTCACCCGGCACCCGTGGCTGACGCTGGTGGCCGCGGTGGTGGCGCTGCTGGTCATCGCGATTCCCGTGCTGTCGCTGAAGACCTCGCTGGTGCAGCACCCCGACCGTGGCAGCACCGAGGCCAACGCCGAGCGGCTGATCGAGGCCGGGTTCGGGCCCGGGTTCAGCGCGCCCCTGCTGGTGCTGGTCGACGGGCCGGA
It includes:
- a CDS encoding DMT family transporter; the encoded protein is MSRVNVALFILLAFIWGASYTFIKIAVDGLTPAQLVLGRVLLGAIVLFAVLTATKGRLPRNAAVWGHTVVTAILGMVAPFLLLAWGEQRTSAAMAGVLIAATPLLTLAAVTAALPAERATWRKGVGFVLGFVGVVIVIGPWSTSAGSLAGQLAVLGAALCYALQTVYVKKMLASKGVPPLVSATTQVITATVLQAIVTPFFPWKTPHFSAGVIISILLLGVVGTGLAYLIYFRLIGDMGAANASAVNYLVPITAVLVSLITLGEHITWNMIVGTLVVLAALAFAENRLPALAPART
- a CDS encoding TrpB-like pyridoxal phosphate-dependent enzyme, with amino-acid sequence MDNIKYELTESDIPHTWYNPAVDVGGIAPILDPATREPVGLDALARSMPPALVEQELSMEPEFEIPEPVRQLYAQWRSTPLFRARRLEKALDTPARIYYKFEGVAPTGSFKPNTALAQAYYNKLAGKTGLVGETGAGQWGSAVALAGALFDMKTKVFMVRVSFEQKPYRRTLMETYGSVCTASPSTETESGRAVLAEHPEHPGSLGVAKSEALQFAMANPEYGYTRGSGLNHVCAHQSVIGQEAVKQFALADDYPDIVVGAAGGGSNLAGLAFPFLRNKLASGRDVRLIAVEPAACPTLTRGRIAYDHADSAGLTPLFRMHTLGHKFIPPAVHAGGLRAHNIAQVVSRAVETGLMEAIAVRQNDCFEAGVLFARAEGIVPAPESTHAIRGAVNEALRCREEGVGKTILLGLSGHGDFDLVAYQKYLAGTLSDDALSDEALRAGLDSIPSPVLV
- a CDS encoding transglutaminase-like domain-containing protein — encoded protein: MSTENLAELTAETEFLDYRSDTVQEFIAKALPEPDGLSDTEKAVKLYYAVRDGINYEVYGSRMTRAEFTASAIIKHKRGFCVHKSIVYAAAVRAVGVPSRIVYGDVRNHLSSPRLRELVGGDVFCFHSLTSVHLDGRWVKATPVFNKLLCKLYKIAPLEFDGTADSLYHPYDENGRRHMEFLRMRGEFDDFPYETVVSGIRAAHPKLFRSDDELAEGSLTGEAS
- a CDS encoding acyl-CoA dehydrogenase family protein, with product MINWTDEQRTLRAAAADLGAAVGKDHLERDPTGEFSRTGWTLVRESGLLGMPFGTEYGGLGADLLTTMYVLEGLGESCRDGGFPFSVTTHVVSTGIPLQRFGSAELKQRYLPGVCAGSAIGAHAISEPDAGSDMMAMRTTAVLDGDHYVLNGSKSFVSNGPIADTFMVYARTGTPGAPDAITTFLVERDSPGLHVGSPMSKMGLRTSPLSELFLDGVRVPATNAVGRPGAGFLVLDHVMKWEILLSFVVNLGEMEHRLRECVRHARSRKQFGQPIGSFQAVSTKLVDMRIGVETSRKWLYDTAEKLVARKNVTTDIAITKLVVSEANLASALAAVQVFGGYGYMTEYGVEKDVRNAVAGTIYSGTTEIQRQRIAAMMGLG
- a CDS encoding ectoine synthase, producing the protein MIVRSRSEVACVDWGNGLSYRFLLRPDNMGFSVAHTTVRAGTKSRLQYRQHLEACYCIAGSGEIQTPDGITHRLEPGVLYALDEHDAHFLIAGPDQDLELVSIFTPALRGDERHNLDADGFSHYECSP
- a CDS encoding acyl carrier protein, with product MSRIDEITRHVVAEFAPDIRADELDADYDLLANGVVDSLGLLRLIGWLGERFDLPVEDFDLAPEQFRSVRAIDAFVESALVKGPA
- a CDS encoding AMP-binding protein, giving the protein MSFNGADVSYRELRALVEDALRVLDGLTAGRPVGLHVRKSPESVALVLACWAQRRPFLLPPSDLGTDARAALYRQAGCGHVVHADLTTVDTGEPADEVPDLGGIGPMLTTSGSTGLPKVVPLPHDAVDRFTDWAAGAFDITGGSTVFNYAPLNFDLCLLDIWTTLRRGGQVVLADQERALDARYLLRAFTHAPVEVVQAVPLFYRRLLEVADGPFPSVRELVHTGDAMPPELLARLPELFPKARIRNVYGCTETNDSLIHDSDPTSQDPVPIGRPIDGVEVRVDGAELLVRTPFQAGRYLDTAITDRWVELDGHTWLRTGDLVRRDADGVFHLDGRADHQVKVRGVRTNPRQVEAALQSHPEVAEVVVLALPDDEAGYRLHALVRAVDGTRPNSLSLRSHCARLLPRTAVPSSLELATEEFPRTSTGKVDRTKLLADRV
- a CDS encoding cation:proton antiporter; its protein translation is MNGVQLLLIIGIGIAVTAVARKKSVEPGWLIVVLAAGASFIPGVPRLELDSELILALVIPPLLYSATRGASMSGFGANLRAIIYLGVITVVLTAGVLGWLASLLLPSIGVAAAFVLGSVLAPPDTITTVSHGERIGMPKRVTSILTGESLVNDATALTLFTIAVAAVNGAHATWLGGVGEFFRTAGIGMAIGAGFAVVGLVIRKRLGNPTLETALVMLLPFTAFLTAEQAHASGILAVVTAAFSMSVNLALDPKHQYPGGYRTRLQEESVWQVMDFLLETFVFAYIGLQLRFVLHDLDEADDSAVVRTLIAAGVLLVAAVVFRFVAVFGLFGRWTAHYRSIQRRASRDPRFLPGRDRRRRGEPVAPPTAKETALVSWTGMRGILTLAAAAGVPEFTSSGEPFPGRNEIQAIALIVTLGTLLLQGTTVGWLARKLDFDLTAERAEYARMRAHGRQLARGADDPNADPDASFEAQRLAIGKAVMQRQLTEDVARDLIEEIDLRQAAHHIGR
- a CDS encoding MMPL family transporter codes for the protein MAVLLYRLGLSSVRRRVLVALVWLFVFVASGVGAVTLSGETVTTFRIPGQESTTALELMGERFGAASGGGSAQVVMEAPAGSTLLETEVAERVSGVVAQLKRLPGVVAVSNPVDPANPVVSADKRIGYATVSYAEEAPAVTEDQRTALREAVAAARVDGLVVEVRGDVLQASGQPGGPAEAIGVIVALVVLAVTYGSLVSAGMNLLTSVVGVGIGAMGIITLTGFVDLQSTTPVLAVMLGLAVGIDYALFIVTRFRHELLAGRSVEESAAMAVGTAGSAVVTAGLTVVIALAGLSVAGIPFLTEMGLAAAGTIVVAVLIAVTLVPAILGFIGRKALPRRSREEGSPVHVDHGFYRRWASGVTRHPWLTLVAAVVALLVIAIPVLSLKTSLVQHPDRGSTEANAERLIEAGFGPGFSAPLLVLVDGPDAVTRAPAIRDQIAAQADVAVVAPPRPNPGNTAALITVIPASGPDSAETNTLVRALRDTIPDTDGARVYVTGTTAVSIDISHKLDEALPLYLALVVGLAFILLILVFRSILVPVVGVLGFLLTIGAVLGATTAVFQWGWLSAVVNSNSTGPLMSLSPIIIVGILFGLAMDYQVFLVSRMHEAYAHGMEPRRAVTTGFGQSAPVVVAAATIMFAVFAGFVPEGDATIKPIGFALAMGILFDAIIVRMIAVPAALALLGHSAWALPTWLRWLPELDVEGAALERDVPAQSATEPTPTPTRESTSSHIR